The sequence TCGGCGCGGGGCGGTGGGCTGCGGGCCTATTACGAGCGCTACCACCCCTACGGGCAGATGGCCTTGCGAACGGTGGGCGACCTGAACCCGAAAAACGGACAGGGGCAAATGGGCCTCGAGGCCTCATTCCAGACCGCGCTGGCCGGTAAAAACGCCGTTGGGCTGGTCGAAGTACTGGCTGGCGGCGTGAAGAAGCCCGTCGACGATGGCCCCGACATGAAACCCGAACCCGGCCTCGACCTGTACACGACGATCGACGTCAATTTTCAGGACATTGCCGAAACCGCGCTGAAAGGCGCGTTGGAGCGCTACAACGCCGACCGGGGCAGCGTAATCGTGATGGAGGTACAGACGGGCGAAATCCGGGCGTTGGCCAACCTCACCCGGCAAAACGGTGGGTACGTCGAAAACTTCAACCACGCGCTGGCGGGCCGCACCGATCCGGGTAGCACTTTCAAGCTGGCGACCATGATGGCCCTGCTGGAAGAAAAAGCCATCTGGCCCGGCAAGATGATTCACACCGGCGACCGGGCCGTGCGCTACCACGGCGTTGAAGTGGCCGACTCGAAAGGCGGCGCGTCAGGCAGCATTACGGCACAGCAGGTGTTTGAAAAGTCATCGAACGTGGGCATCCACATGATGATGGCGAGCTACTTCTACAGCCGTCCCGACCTGTATTGTCGCTACCTGCGGCAGTTCCGGCTCAACAAACCCACGGGCATCCACATGCGCGGCGAGGCGCCCCCCGTTATGCGCAACCCCGACATGAAAGGCTGGAGCAAAACGTCGCTCACCTTCATGTCGTACGGCTACGAAATGCAGCTGACGCCCCTGCAAATGCTGACGTTCTACAACGCGGTGGCCAACGATGGGCGCTGGGTACGTCCGATGCTGGTGAAACAGGTGAAACTGGCCGGTGAAGTCATCGAAGAGACCGCGCCCTATGTAGCGCCCGAACCGATTGCCAAACCCGAGACGATCCGGCTGGTGAAAAACATGCTTGAAGGGGTTGTTGACCACGGCACGGCCCGCAACATCCGAAACCCCAATTACAAGATCGCGGGGAAGACCGGCACCGCGCAGAAAATCGTCAACGGGCTTTACCAAAAAGGGCGGTACTATACGTCATTCATTGGCTATTTCCCCGCCGACCACCCCAAATACACGATCCTGACGATGGTGGATAACCCGCACGGCGAAAACGTCAATCTGCTCTATGCGGGTAGCGTGTCGGCCCCCGTCTTTAAAGAAGTGGCCGACCGGATTTACAGCTACGACATCGACATCCACGCGCCCATGCGCCCGCGCCGTGCCGAGCGCCCCGCCCGGTTCAGCCCGCAACTGGCCAATGCCGGGTATGCCGAAGACCTCCACACGATCAGCACCGAACTGAACCTCGACAGTCAGCCCGCCGCCGAAGGCTGGGTACGTCGGCGCGAGGGGGGTAGCTGGCAGAGCGTACCGGCGCGGAAAGACCGCATCCCCGACGTACGCGGCCTCACCCTGCGCGACGCCCTGCCCCTGCTCGAAAACCGGGGGCTGCGCGTAGCCGTGCAGGGCCGGGGCAAAGTACAGGAGCAATCGCTTGAGCCAGGCATCGCACTCGCCAACAACCGGCAGATCGTACTGACGTTACAGTAAGGCCTGACGCAATCGATCTTGCCGATAAAGCCGTAATTTTGGTTTATGGAAACGCCATCACCCGCTATTGACCAGCTAGAGCACTTACCCGGGCACATTCGCGATACACTCGCGAAGGTCCGGCAAGAGTTAATAGCCTTTTACGGTGATCAACTTAAGCGAATTATTCTGTTTGGATCGTATGCTCGGGGTGATTTTCATGAGGACTCTGACCTCGACATTATGCCCGTTGTGAGTGGGACATCAGTACTGGACCTCAAAAAGGAAGGCCTCTTCCAGCTAGCTTACCGGCACTTTGAGCAAGACCGCATTCGCGTTTCGTTTGTGCCATCGTTGATGAGCCAATTTGTCGAAGCAGAAACCTTCCTGCTCATGTTTGTTCACAAAGACGGTATTGACCTGTGAAGGAACGTGTAGCCCGATGGCTGGCCAAAGCGGATGATAGTTTAGAATCTGCTCAACTGCTCCTCAATAAAGCTCATATAGCAGGCGCTGTCAACCGGGCCTATTACGCCATGTTCGACGCTTTCCGTACGCTTCTGTTTGTTGAGAGCGTGTTTACTAATTTTGGTTGAGTAATACCCCACTACAGCCCTGTTCAGTACTTGCGTATTTTATTGAATGACGAATCCAACTCCTAAACGCCGACTGGCCATTCTGGGCTCGACAGGCTCCATTGGCACCCAGGCGATCGAGGTCGTACAGGCCCACCCTGATCAGTTTTCGGTGGAAGTCCTGACGGCCAACCACAACGCCGACCTCCTGATTGAACAGGCCCGGCTGGTGCAACCCAACGTGGTGGTCATCTGCGACGAAACCCGCTACGACACCGTTTTTTCGGCCCTCGACCCGCTGGGCATCAAAGTCTACGCCGGCCTCAACTCCATTGCCTCTGTCGTGCAGATGGACAGCGTCGATATGGTGCTGACGGCGATGGTCGGCTATGCGGGTCTGCTGCCCACTATTAAGGCCATCGAAGCGGGCAAACCCATTGCGCTGGCCAACAAAGAAACGTTGGTGGTAGCGGGCGAACTCATCACCCGGCTGGCAGCCCAACGCGGCGTCAATATATACCCCGTCGATTCAGAGCATTCGGCCATTTTTCAGTGCCTGGTGGGTGAGTTTCACAATCCCATTGAGAAGATTATCCTGACGGCGTCGGGTGGGCCGTTCCGGGGCAAAGACCGGACGTACCTGGAAACTGTCACGAAGGCACAGGCGCTGAAACACCCCAACTGGAGCATGGGCGCCAAAATCACCATCGATTCGGCTACGCTGATGAACAAGGGGCTGGAGGTCATCGAGGCTAAATGGCTGTTCAACCTGCGGCCCGATCAGATCGAGGTGGTGGTGCATCCGCAAAGCATTATTCATTCGCTGGTGCAGTTTGAAGACGGTAGCCTCAAGGCACAGCTGGGCCTGCCCGACATGAAGCTGCCTATTCAATTTGCACTTGGTTACCCCAATCGGCTAAAATCCGACTTCCCACGTTTTAACTTTGCCAATTATTCGTCGCTAACCTTCGAGCAGCCCGACCTGGGTACGTTCCGTAACCTGCAACTGGCGTTTGATGCGCTGGAACGGGGCGGTAACATGCCCTGCATCATCAACGCCGCCAACGAAGTGGCGGTTGATGCCTTCCTGCACGACCGGGTTAGCTTTCTGGGTATCTCCGATGTTATCGAGGCCGCGATGCAGCAGGTCTCGTTTGTGGCTAACCCCACGTACGACGACTACGTGGCCACCGACAAAGAAACCCGCCGGCTAGCGACCGAAAAACTTGGGAGTTTTGTTTAAAAAATAGCGTTTGGTAGCTGGTAACTGGCAAGTTTGCCGCATCAAACGGGAGACGTCAACCGTCAAACGGATTTCATGGAAATAGCAATTATGGTTGGTCAGCTGTTGCTGGCCCTTTCAATTTTGGTTGGTCTGCATGAGTTGGGCCACTTATTGGCAGCGCGTCTGTTCGGGATGCGCGTTGAACAGTATTTCATCGGGTTCCCGCCCAAGGTGGTCAGCATCCGGCGGGGCGAGACCGAATATGGCCTCGGTGCCATTCCGCTGGGTGGCTTCGTGAAAATTTCGGGCATGATCGACGAATCGCTCGACACGGACCAGATGAATCAGCCGCCTAAACCCTACGAGTTTCGGGCCAAACCCGCCTGGCAGCGTTTGGTGGTGATGATGGGCGGTATCATCGTCAACATCATTACGGGTATCACCATTTTTGTGGCGCTGATTTACAGCCTCGGCAGCACCTACATCTCGACCCGCGACGCCAAATACGGCATTGTGGCCCTCGAATACGGGCAGCAGATCGGCTTAAAAACCGGTGACCGGATCGTCGAAATCAACGGAAAATCATTCGACAACATCGCCGAGGTAACCAGCCCCGACGTGCTGCTCGGCCACAACAGCTATTACACCGTCGAGCGACCTAACGCCTCAGGTACGTTGGAACGGGTGCGCGTCGACGTACCCAACAACATGGCTGAGCGCTTTTCGAGCAAAGAGGCGGCCAGTCAGTTCATCGCCCCTATTTTCCCTTTCTCGGTATCTGAAGTACAGCCCGGCTCCCCCGCCGACAAGGCAGGCCTGAAAGCCGGTGACCGCATCACGAGCGTCAACGATCAGCCTACGGCCTTCTTCCATGAAGTGCAGCAGGGTATTCGGGCCAACAAGGGCAAAGTGATTACGCTGGGCATTCAGCGGGGCAATCAGTCGCTGACGATTCGGCCGATGGTTTCGCCGGAGGGTACCATCGGTTTCTTCCAGAAATCGGAACTGAAAGAAACCCATGTTGACTACACGTTTGGCGAGGCGCTGAGTAAAGGCACCAAGCAGGCCTTCGGTGTGATCTACGATAATATCCGTGGGTTTGGCAAAATCTTCAAGGGCGAAGTGTCGGCTTCGAAGGCCATCAGCGGCCCCGTAGGCATTGCCAAAATGTTTGGCGGCGTGTGGGACTGGACGCGCTTCTGGTCGCTGGCGGGCCTGCTGTCGATGGCGCTGGCCTTCATGAACGCACTGCCCATTCCGGCACTCGACGGCGGGCATGCGACCATCCTGCTCTATGAGATGATCTCGGGCCGTAAGCCATCCGACAAGTTTGTGGAGGGTGCGCAGCGGGTAGGCATGGTGTTGTTGCTGGGCTTGATGGCCTACGCCTTCTTTATCGACATTTTCCTGAAGTAAACGTGAGCCGAAACGAGCAGAAACGACAGGGACAAACCTATCTGTCAGGGTTATTCTTTGGTGCAGCGGGCAGCGGCGACCATGGCTCAAGGCTTGCCAGCGTCATGGCCGGAGGCGCCCTGTGTTTTCTGCTCGTTTCACTGGTTGCCTTCGTCGCGCATCCGTTTCATACCAGCCTCACCCAGATTCAGTACGACGCCAAAAACCAGGCGTTTGAGGTGAGTTTCCGCGTTTTTACCGACGATTTGGAAACCGCTCTAACGAAAGAAAATAACGGGAATAAGATCCACTTACAGGATCAGAAACACGACCGTTTAATTGAAAAGTACATTCGTAAGCAGTTTATTATTGCCGACGCGCAGCGAAAGCCTAAGGTCTTAACGTACATTGGGTATGAGCCGGAAGGTGATGCCCAGTGGATTTATTTTGAACTACCGGGGCAATCACCCGACGGGCTGAAAAACGTGGTCATAAAGCATACGCTATTGATGGATTTGTTCGATGATCAAGTCAATTTGGTCAACCTGCAAAGCAGCCAGCAGAAGAAAACGATTGTCTTCCGAAACAATCAGCCCGTTCAGGCAGTATCGCTTTGACAAGCCCACGGCGTTTTCGCCCTAAGTGACCTTGTTACAGCCCGTTTAGCCAGCCAAAAGAGTTACGAATCCGCGTTCTGGCATGTTGCTTGTCCTGTATACCCCCTGCACTTCTCAACCATAAAGAAACCCACTGCGTGCACTTTTCACTGCCTTTTTGGCAGGATACATTATGATATTATCAAGTGATTTGGCTTCAGGTCTGTTTTTGGCAGATACAGATTTAGACAGTCTGGAAATGATTCCACTCGGTTCGCCCGACGGCGACGATCTGGATTACGAAATGCCCGAACATTTACCTATTCTGCCCGTTCGAAATACGGTTTTGTTTCCCGGAGTGGTGGTGCCTGTCACGGTTGGGCGGCAAAAATCAATCCGGCTGGTCAAGAAGGCTTATAAGGGTAACCGCATCATCGGGGTGGTGGCGCAGAATAATCAGCAGAAAGACGAGCCCACGCCCGACGATCTGTACCGCATCGGCACGGTCGCCTACATCATTAAGATGATCACCCTGCCCGATGGCAACATCACGATTATCATTCAGGGTAAAAAGCGGTTTGAAATTCAACGGATCGAGCAGGAAGACCCCTTCCTGACGGCAACGGTTCGTCAGATCGAAGACTCCTTCCCGAGCGCCCATAAAAAAGAAGGCAAAGCGCTGTTGCAGTCGCTGAAAGAAGCGGCCTACAAGATCCTGCGCCTCAACCCGGAGATTCCGCAGGAAGCCCGCATCGCGCTCGACAACATCGAAAGCCCAATCTTCCTGCTGCATTTCCTGTCGTCGAACATCAACGCCGAAGTATCGGATAAGCAGCAGCTACTGGAAAAACTGGAAGGTGTTCAGCAGGCGCAATTGCTGCTCGAATATTACCTGAAGGAGGTGCAACTGCTGGAACTGAAACGCGAGATTCAGAGCAAAGCCAGCCTCGACCTCGATCAGCAGCAGCGCGACTACTACCTGCGGCAGCAGATGAAAGTGCTGCAGGATGAGCTGGGCATGGACAACCCCGATCGTGAGCTGGAGCAGATTCGGGTGCGGGCCAACCAGAAAAAGTGGCCGCAGGCCGTGCGCGAGCATTTCGAAAAAGAACTCAGCAAGCTGCAACGCAGTAACCCGATGGCCCCCGAGTATCCTGTCACGATGAACTACATCGAACTGATGGTCGATCTGCCCTGGGGTGAATACACGAAAGACAATTTTGACCTGAAACGCGCCCAGAAAATCCTCGACGGCGACCATTTTGGGTTGGAAAAAGTGAAGGAGCGGATCATCGAATACCTGGCCGTTCTTAAGCTGAAAAACGACATGAAAGCCCCCATCCTGTGCCTCTACGGGCCTCCGGGCGTAGGGAAAACATCGCTGGGCCGGTCGGTTGCCAAGGCGTTGGGCCGCAAATATTCGCGCATGGCCCTCGGCGGGGTGCACGACGAAGCCGAAATACGGGGTCACCGCAAGACCTACATCGGCGCCATGCCGGGCAAGATCGTGCAGAACATTCGCAAGTGCGGGGCCTCGAACCCGGTCTTTATTCTCGACGAGATCGACAAAGTGAGCAGCGACTTCCGGGGCGACCCGTCGTCGGCACTGCTGGAGGTGCTTGACCCCGAGCAGAACTCGACGTTTGTCGACAACTACCTCGACGTTGAGTTCGACTTGTCGAAATGCCTGTTCATCGCCACGGCCAACTCGCTCGACACCATCCACCCCGCCCTGCGCGACCGGATGGAGATCATCGACATTACGGGCTACACGGTGGAAGAGAAAGTGCAGATCGCCAAGAAGTACCTGATTCCGAAACAACGCCGCGAACACGGTTTGAAAACCAAGGATTTGCAGTTCGATGATAAGGCAGTGCTACGGATCATCGAAGGTTACACAAGGGAGTCGGGGGTGCGGAGCCTCGAACAGAAAATTGGTTCGCTCGTCCGTAAAATTGCTAAGTCGATCGCCCTGGAAGAGCCTTATCAGCATCAGGTACGTCCCGCCGACGTGACCAAGCTGCTCGGCCCCGAAATTTTCGATAAAGACCTGTATTCCGACGACGACATCGCCGGGATCGTGACGGGCCTGGCCTGGACACAGGTTGGCGGCGAGATTTTGCTCATCGAAAGCAGCCTCAGCCGGGGCAAAGGCGTGCTGACCCTGTCAGGGCAACTGGGCGACGTGATGAAAGAGTCGGCGATCACGGCTCTCTCCTATCTGAAAGCCCACGCCGACGACTTGGGCATCGATTACCGCATTTTCAACAACTACGACCTGCACGTACACGTACCGGCGGGCGCCGTGCCCAAAGATGGCCCCTCGGCGGGGATCACGATGGTCACGTCGATGGCGTCGATTTACACGCAACGGAAGGTTCGTCCCTTTGTGGCGATGACCGGCGAGGTAACCCTGCGCGGCAAAGTACTGCCGGTGGGTGGTATCAAAGAGAAAATTCTGGCGGCCAATCGGGCGGGCGTTCGTGAGATTATCCTTTGCTCGAAGAACCGCAAAGACATCGAGGAGATCAACCCGGCGTACGTGAAAGACCTGACGTTCCACTACGCCGATACGGTCGATCAGGTGCTGGCGATTTCGCTGTTGCCTAATCAGGTGAGCCGACCGCTGAAGTTTATCCTGCCCGAGGAAAAACCGGAGCCGGCGATGAGTCAGTCATAAGCACACTGTGTTATCACAAAAGCCCGCCTGGTTGTCCAGACGGGCTTTTGTGCACCACCAACGTACCTGAACGGACCTATTCGGCCCGGCTCAGGTCGGCGTGCTGATAGGTACTGGCGGCATGTACCAACACCGGCTGACTGGCCGGGCCCGTGCGGGTGGTGCGGGTTGACGTGAACACCAGATCGAACTCGACTTTCCGGCTGTTGAACGTGTACGTGGTCGTGATCAGGCTTTCACCCACCGAAAATTGGGAAACAATCCGATTGCCCATCTGCGTGGCCGACAGCACAACGCCGTCCTTTTCATCGATCTGGCAAATTCCTTTTACCGGGTCAATGATCACCAGTTCGTAATTGCGGGCGGGCTGATCGCCGTATTTGATGTAAAACGCATATCGATTGGGCCGGCCCGGCAACGAATCGATGGTCAGTTTCATCGGAATTTTCTGAGGCTGTTTGGCCCCCGACGTACTGGCGTAGAGCGTGCCCTGCCATACGCCGAAGTGGCTTTGCGGAAAAACAACCTGGGCCTGTACGCCCGAAATACCTATACCCAAAAGAAGGAGAAGAAGGCAGACAATACGCATGATCTGAACGGTGTTGGAAGGAATTGGCGAGTGGACTAAATAGGCTGGAAAGATACTCAGTAGCTAACAAAGTTGTCACATGCGAAAACACGGGAATAAGCCATCTTAACAGGCAGATTCTGTATTTTTGTCTAGCGTCGCCAACGTTCGGCGCGATAAACTGCCCTATTCTGCTTCATGAATAAACTATCTCTCTGGTTAGCCGCCACAGCGCTGGCTACCAGCCCGGCAATGGCCGTGTCGCCCCCCGTTAAGCCCGCGCCCCAAAAGCCCGGTGCCCCCCGCGACGAACGGAAGTACATCGACCCGAAAAACATGGACACCAATGTGCGGCCGGGCGATGATTTCTACCAGTATGCCAACGGGGCCTGGTTGAAAACCAACAAAATTCCGGCGTCGAAAACGTCGTGGGGTAGCTTCAACGAGCTGCGTGAAAAGAGCGTCGAGGCCATGCGCAGCCTGCTGGAAGAAGCCGCCCGTAACCCAAAGAAAAGCCGTCTTCAGCAGATGGTGGGTGATTTCTACGCCAGCGGTATGGACAGCCTCACCATTGAAAAGCGGGGCTGGGACCCACTCAAGCCCGATTTTGCCCGGGTTGACAAGCTCAAAAATATGACCGACGTGCTCAACGAGCTGGCCTACCAACGGAAACAGAGCAACGGCATGCTGTTCAGCTTCTTCGTGGGACAGGACCGGAAGAACGTCAACAAATACCTGCCGCAATTTGGTCAGGGCGGCACGACCCTGCCCGACCGCGACTATTACCTGAAAAACGATCCACGCAGCACCAAAATCCGCGACGCTTACCGCGACCACCTCACTAAGATGCTGACGCTGGTGGGCGACCCGCAGCCCGCGCAGAACGCCGACAAGGTGCTGCAACTCGAAACGGCGCTGGCCCAGGCGCAGATGGCCCGCGTGGAGATGCGCGACCCGTACAAGACGTACAATAAACTGACCGTCAAAGACTTCGACAAGATCACGCCGCACATCAACTGGGTCGATCAGATGAACCGGTTTGGCGTGAAAGGGCAGGATACCGTGCTGGTGGCCAACCTCCGTTTCTACAAAACGGTGGATAGCCTGCTGGTCGCCACGCCGATCAACGACCTGAAAACGTACATGCGCTGGAATCTGCTGAAAGGCGCGGCGCCCTACCTGAGCTCGCCGTTCGTGAAGCAAAATTTTGCCTTTACCCGCGTGCTGACCGGCCAGAAAGAGCAAACACCCCGTTGGCAGCGGATGAGTGGGCTCATCGACGGTACACTGGGCGACCTGCTGGGTCAGCTGTACGTGCAGCAGTATTTCAAGCCCGAAGCCAAGCAGCGGATGATGGTGCTGGTCGATAACCTTGAAGCATCGTTCAAAGAGCACATCAACGGGCTGGAATGGATGAGTGCCGATACCAAAAAGAAAGCACTCAATAAACTGGTGTCGTTCAAGCGTAAGATCGGTTATCCCGACAAGTGGAAGAATTACGACGGTGTCGTGGTCAAGCGTACCGATTTCTTCGGGAACGTCGAAGCGGCCGGTCAGTGGAGCTACAACTACATGATCAACCGCCTCGGCAAACCCGTTGATCGCACCGAATGGGGCATGACACCGCCGACCGTGAATGCCTACTACAGCCCCGTCAACAACGAAATCGCGTTTCCGGCGGCCATTCTTCAGTTTCCGTTCTTCGACGCCAACGCCGATGATGCCGTCAACTACGGCGGTATCGGTGCCGTAATCGGCCACGAAATGACGCACGGCTTCGACGACTCGGGCCGACAGTATGATGCCGATGGTACCCTGCGGGACTGGTGGACGGCCGAAGACGCCAGCAAGTTTAAGGAGCGGGCGGGCAAAGTTGAAGCGCAGTTTTTTGGCTATAAAGTGCTCGACACACTAGCTGTAAACGGCAAGCTGACGCTGGGCGAAAACCTGGCGGACCTGGGCGGCCTGGCCATTGCGTACGATGCCTTCAAGAAAACAAATCAGGGGAAAGGCAACACCGCGATCGACGGCTTCACGCCCGATCAGCGCTTCTTCCTGTCGTGGGCGCAGGTGTGGCGCATCAATGTGCTGCCCGAACAGCAGGCGCAGCTGATCCTGACCGACCCGCACTCGCCCGGCCAATACCGCTGCAACGGACCATTGAGCAACATCGACGCCTGGTATACGGCCTTCAACGTGAAACCCGGCGATAAACTCTACAAGAAACCCGACGACCGGATCCGGGTTTGGTAATGAGTCGCTTTGGCTCGTTTGATTGACCACAGGGGTCTGGGTACGTTCCCGAGCGGACGTACCCAGACCCCTTCTCTATGCCATAAACGGAGGATCATTAGCGAAAGCGGGACGTTTGGCCTTTTTTTGCAACCAGAAAACGGGCGCGTTTCCGTTGCGTAAGTATGCTGTTATCCGATCTAGTCTATAAAGTCTCCCTGCTGGCTACGGCCGGCCCCATGAGCGCCGAGGTAACCCACCTGACGATGGATTCGAGGCGCGTTGGGCCGGGGAGCTTGTTCATTGCCGTGCGGGGTACCGTTTCCGATGGCCACAGTTTCATCCCCAAAGCGATTGAACAGGGGGCGACCGCCATTCTGTGCGAAGAACTGCCTGCCGAGCGGCCCGAGGCCCTGCCCGAGTCGGTCACGTTTGTGCAGGTCGAGAATGCCCCCCGGGCGATGGGCTTCCTGGCAGCCAATTTCTACGGGCACCCGTCGAAAAAGATCAAGCTGGTCGGCGTGACGGGCACCAACGGCAAAACCTCGGTGGCTACCCTGCTCTTCCGGCTGTTCCGGGCGCTGGGCTACCGCTGCGGCCTGCTCTCGACGGTGCAGAATCAAATCGACGACGAGGTGATTCCGACCACGCACACCACGCCCGATGCCATCACGACCAACGAACTGCTGGTGAACATGATCAAACACGGTTGTACGCACGTGTTCATGGAGGTCAGCTCCCACGCGGTGGTGCAGGAGCGCATTGCCGGGCTGCATTTCGTGGGGGGCATTTTCACCAACATCACCCACGACCACCTCGATTTTCACGGCACGTTCGATAACTACATCAAAGCCAAAAAAGGCTTTTTCGATCAGTTGCCGCGCTCGGCCTTTGCCCTGACCAACGCCGACGACAAACGTGGGGCGGTGATGTTGCAAAACACGCTGGCTCGCAAAGAGAGCTACTCGCTCCAGTCGCTGGGAACGTTCAAAGGCAAGGTGCTGGCCGACGGCCTGTTTGGCATGGAAATGCTTGTCGATGAGCGACAGGTTTGGTTCAAACTCATCGGTCGGTTCAACGCCTACAACCTGCTGGCGGTGTATGGCGCGGCGGTGTTGCTGGGCGAAGACGAAGAGGCGATCCTGACCGAGCTATCGAGCCTGACGCCCCCGCCTGGCCGGTTCGAACAGGTGATTTCGCCGGATAAAATCGTCGGGATTGTCGATTACGCCCACACGCCCGACGCCCTGCAAAATGTGCTGGAAACCATCGACAGCCTTCGGCAAAGCAACGACTCGGGTGTACTGCCCCAGGTGATTACGGTGGTGGGTTGCGGCGGCAATCGCGATGCAGCCAAACGGCCCATCATGGCGCAGATTGCCTGCAAGCTCAGCGATCGGGTGATTCTGACCTCCGACAACCCGCGCTTTGAAGACCCTATGGCGATTTTGGAGCAGATGCAGGCGGGCATACCAGCGATCGATTACAAAAAGACGCGCACAATCGAAGACCGCCGCGCGGCAATTCAGGCAGCAGTAGCCATGGCGCGCCCCCACGACATTATCTTGGTAGCGGGTAAAGGCCACGAAACCTACCAGGATATTCAGGGCGTGAAATACGATTTCGACGACCGGCTTGAACTACGTAAAGCCTACCAAATCCGCTAACTTTGACACCAATGACTGAATGAGCGACTGAGCGAATACCTTCTATACGTCGCGTAGTCAAACCCATATATCCACTCATTCACTATTTCACTCATTAGCCAATGCTCTATTACCTCTTTCAGTATCTCGACCGGAATTTCGATTTTCCTGGAGCGGGGGTTTTTCAATACATCTCGTTTCGGGCACTCGGCACGGTAGTGACGTCACTGCTCATCGCGGCGGTATTTGGTCGGCGGATCATCGACACGCTGCGGTCGCTGCAAATCGGGGAGTCGATCCGCGATCTGGGGCTGGAAGGGCAAATGCAGAAGCGCGGCACCCCCACGATGGGCGGCTTTATCATTCTGTCGTCGTTGCTGATTCCGGTGCTGCTGTTTGCCAAACTGTCCAACGTCTACATCATCCTGCTGCTGGTATCGGCCGTCTGGACGGGCCTGATTGGCTTTCTTGACGACTACATCAAGGTCTTTAAAAAGAACAAAGAGGGGTTACAGGGCAAGTTCAAAGTAGTCGGTCAGGTAGGACTGGGGCTCATCGTGGGGCTCACGCTATCATTTAACCAGCACGTCAAAATCCGGGTGTACGACGCCCCGGTAGCCGGCTCGATCACGCGACAATTGACTCGTTATCAAGACATTCACTCTACCGTCTCGACGATTCCATTCGTTAAAAACAACGAGTTCGATTATAGCTCGCTGCTGTTTGGCCTGGTCTCACCCGATTACACCTGGATCATCTACACGCTGGCTTGTATTTTCATTATCACAGCCGTTTCCAACGGGGCCAACATCACCGACGGCATCGATGGGCTGGCGGCGGGCTCGTCGACGATCATCGCGCTGACCCTGGCGGTGCTGGCTTACCTGTCGGGGAACGCCCGGTTCGCCGATTACCTCAACATCATGTACATCCCCAACTCGGGCGAGATCGTAATTTTCTGCGCCGCCTTCATTGGGGCCTGTGTGGGCTTTCTTTGGTATAATTCCTACCCGGCGCAGGTCTTCATGGGCGACACGGGCAGCCTGATGCTCGGGGGGGTTATTGCGGTAATCTCGCTCAGTCTGCGCAAAGAACTGCTGATCCCGATCGTGTGCGGCATTTTCCTGGCCGAGCTGGTGTCGGTGATGCTTCAGGTCAGCTACTTCAAATACACCAAGAAGAAGTTTGGGGAAGGCCGACGGCTCTTGTTGATGTCGCCGTTACACCACCATTTTCAAAAGAAAGGCTACCATGAAGCCAAGATCGTTACCCGCTTCTGGATTGTGGGGATCATCTTGGCCGTTATGACGCTGGCCACGCTCAAATTGCGATAGGCCCTTCGGGTAGTCTTG comes from Fibrella aestuarina BUZ 2 and encodes:
- the lon gene encoding endopeptidase La, with the translated sequence MILSSDLASGLFLADTDLDSLEMIPLGSPDGDDLDYEMPEHLPILPVRNTVLFPGVVVPVTVGRQKSIRLVKKAYKGNRIIGVVAQNNQQKDEPTPDDLYRIGTVAYIIKMITLPDGNITIIIQGKKRFEIQRIEQEDPFLTATVRQIEDSFPSAHKKEGKALLQSLKEAAYKILRLNPEIPQEARIALDNIESPIFLLHFLSSNINAEVSDKQQLLEKLEGVQQAQLLLEYYLKEVQLLELKREIQSKASLDLDQQQRDYYLRQQMKVLQDELGMDNPDRELEQIRVRANQKKWPQAVREHFEKELSKLQRSNPMAPEYPVTMNYIELMVDLPWGEYTKDNFDLKRAQKILDGDHFGLEKVKERIIEYLAVLKLKNDMKAPILCLYGPPGVGKTSLGRSVAKALGRKYSRMALGGVHDEAEIRGHRKTYIGAMPGKIVQNIRKCGASNPVFILDEIDKVSSDFRGDPSSALLEVLDPEQNSTFVDNYLDVEFDLSKCLFIATANSLDTIHPALRDRMEIIDITGYTVEEKVQIAKKYLIPKQRREHGLKTKDLQFDDKAVLRIIEGYTRESGVRSLEQKIGSLVRKIAKSIALEEPYQHQVRPADVTKLLGPEIFDKDLYSDDDIAGIVTGLAWTQVGGEILLIESSLSRGKGVLTLSGQLGDVMKESAITALSYLKAHADDLGIDYRIFNNYDLHVHVPAGAVPKDGPSAGITMVTSMASIYTQRKVRPFVAMTGEVTLRGKVLPVGGIKEKILAANRAGVREIILCSKNRKDIEEINPAYVKDLTFHYADTVDQVLAISLLPNQVSRPLKFILPEEKPEPAMSQS
- a CDS encoding M13 family metallopeptidase, producing the protein MNKLSLWLAATALATSPAMAVSPPVKPAPQKPGAPRDERKYIDPKNMDTNVRPGDDFYQYANGAWLKTNKIPASKTSWGSFNELREKSVEAMRSLLEEAARNPKKSRLQQMVGDFYASGMDSLTIEKRGWDPLKPDFARVDKLKNMTDVLNELAYQRKQSNGMLFSFFVGQDRKNVNKYLPQFGQGGTTLPDRDYYLKNDPRSTKIRDAYRDHLTKMLTLVGDPQPAQNADKVLQLETALAQAQMARVEMRDPYKTYNKLTVKDFDKITPHINWVDQMNRFGVKGQDTVLVANLRFYKTVDSLLVATPINDLKTYMRWNLLKGAAPYLSSPFVKQNFAFTRVLTGQKEQTPRWQRMSGLIDGTLGDLLGQLYVQQYFKPEAKQRMMVLVDNLEASFKEHINGLEWMSADTKKKALNKLVSFKRKIGYPDKWKNYDGVVVKRTDFFGNVEAAGQWSYNYMINRLGKPVDRTEWGMTPPTVNAYYSPVNNEIAFPAAILQFPFFDANADDAVNYGGIGAVIGHEMTHGFDDSGRQYDADGTLRDWWTAEDASKFKERAGKVEAQFFGYKVLDTLAVNGKLTLGENLADLGGLAIAYDAFKKTNQGKGNTAIDGFTPDQRFFLSWAQVWRINVLPEQQAQLILTDPHSPGQYRCNGPLSNIDAWYTAFNVKPGDKLYKKPDDRIRVW
- a CDS encoding UDP-N-acetylmuramoyl-L-alanyl-D-glutamate--2,6-diaminopimelate ligase; amino-acid sequence: MLLSDLVYKVSLLATAGPMSAEVTHLTMDSRRVGPGSLFIAVRGTVSDGHSFIPKAIEQGATAILCEELPAERPEALPESVTFVQVENAPRAMGFLAANFYGHPSKKIKLVGVTGTNGKTSVATLLFRLFRALGYRCGLLSTVQNQIDDEVIPTTHTTPDAITTNELLVNMIKHGCTHVFMEVSSHAVVQERIAGLHFVGGIFTNITHDHLDFHGTFDNYIKAKKGFFDQLPRSAFALTNADDKRGAVMLQNTLARKESYSLQSLGTFKGKVLADGLFGMEMLVDERQVWFKLIGRFNAYNLLAVYGAAVLLGEDEEAILTELSSLTPPPGRFEQVISPDKIVGIVDYAHTPDALQNVLETIDSLRQSNDSGVLPQVITVVGCGGNRDAAKRPIMAQIACKLSDRVILTSDNPRFEDPMAILEQMQAGIPAIDYKKTRTIEDRRAAIQAAVAMARPHDIILVAGKGHETYQDIQGVKYDFDDRLELRKAYQIR